In Prochlorococcus marinus str. MIT 1214, one DNA window encodes the following:
- the era gene encoding GTPase Era, with protein MSLGDLNQENFKSGFIALIGRPNVGKSTFINKFIGEKIAITSPIAQTTRNRLKVILTKKNSQIIFVDTPGIHKPHHLLGERLVQSAKKSIGEVDAVLVIFEANHSPGRGDAFILNLIRNLQIPVIVALNKWDLVQLSQFKERKNEYLDFFEGTNWPVFCCSALTGQGCNELINEIEEKLPLGPQLYPSHMTCDHPEKFLMAEFIREQVLINTREEVPHSVAVSIDKIEDIPSKKKSKESPRTGILATICVEKKSQKGILIGKGGSMLKKIGQESRLQIQTLINGNVYLELFVKVVPDWRSKSSRLNEFGYEGS; from the coding sequence ATGTCTTTGGGAGATTTAAATCAAGAGAATTTTAAGTCAGGATTTATTGCATTAATAGGTAGACCCAATGTTGGTAAATCAACTTTCATCAACAAATTTATTGGTGAGAAAATAGCAATTACATCACCCATCGCTCAAACCACTAGAAATCGATTAAAAGTAATACTTACTAAAAAAAATTCTCAGATTATTTTTGTAGATACTCCTGGTATTCATAAACCTCATCATTTATTAGGTGAGAGACTTGTTCAGAGTGCCAAGAAATCTATTGGAGAGGTGGATGCAGTTTTAGTTATTTTTGAAGCCAATCATTCTCCAGGTAGGGGTGATGCATTCATTTTGAATTTGATTAGAAATTTACAAATACCAGTGATTGTTGCCTTGAATAAATGGGATCTTGTTCAGTTGAGTCAATTTAAAGAAAGGAAGAATGAATATTTAGATTTTTTTGAGGGAACAAATTGGCCAGTATTTTGTTGTAGTGCTCTTACAGGACAGGGATGTAATGAATTGATTAATGAAATAGAAGAAAAACTACCTTTGGGACCTCAGTTGTATCCAAGTCATATGACTTGTGACCATCCTGAGAAGTTTTTAATGGCTGAATTTATAAGAGAACAAGTCTTAATTAATACACGCGAAGAGGTCCCTCATAGTGTTGCAGTCTCTATTGATAAAATTGAAGATATACCCTCGAAAAAAAAATCTAAAGAGAGTCCAAGAACAGGAATTCTTGCAACTATTTGTGTTGAGAAAAAAAGTCAGAAAGGAATTTTAATTGGTAAAGGTGGAAGTATGTTGAAGAAAATTGGTCAGGAATCAAGACTCCAAATTCAGACTTTAATTAATGGAAATGTCTATTTAGAATTGTTTGTTAAAGTTGTTCCTGACTGGAGAAGTAAATCTTCTCGGCTTAATGAGTTTGGTTATGAAGGGAGCTAA
- a CDS encoding Bax inhibitor-1 family protein → MPANSNFQQAIREAQSSALIGPNVVNKALPYVGGGMALTGLGVLGGLSLQATSNPLFGPLFIVAFIAEIVLFFMASSAANNANNSKALPLLTGFSLLTGFTLSGIVGLAIQVAGMGAIGTAVFATGITFVIASSVGRKMSDNVGQALQGAVGLGLLGLIIAMVFQFIGGLFAPGMFGGSGFELMIAGFGTVLFVAMSFVDFYTMPRRYNDEQYLAGALGMYLTYINLFVFVLRLIIALQGGGRRD, encoded by the coding sequence ATGCCAGCAAACAGCAATTTTCAACAAGCTATTCGTGAAGCACAATCAAGTGCACTTATTGGCCCAAATGTAGTTAACAAAGCCTTGCCTTATGTAGGCGGCGGAATGGCATTAACTGGATTAGGCGTTTTAGGCGGACTTTCTTTACAAGCAACTAGCAATCCTCTTTTTGGTCCTTTATTCATAGTCGCATTTATTGCAGAAATAGTTCTATTCTTTATGGCAAGCAGCGCTGCCAACAACGCAAATAATTCTAAAGCTCTTCCACTATTAACTGGATTCAGCCTTTTAACTGGTTTCACGTTAAGTGGGATTGTTGGTTTAGCAATTCAAGTAGCAGGAATGGGAGCCATAGGAACAGCTGTATTTGCTACAGGAATCACCTTTGTGATTGCATCTTCTGTAGGCAGAAAAATGAGTGATAACGTCGGTCAAGCTTTGCAAGGCGCAGTTGGTCTTGGATTGCTTGGTCTTATTATTGCAATGGTTTTCCAGTTCATTGGTGGATTATTTGCTCCAGGAATGTTTGGAGGCAGTGGCTTTGAGTTAATGATTGCTGGCTTTGGAACTGTACTTTTTGTTGCTATGTCTTTTGTAGATTTTTACACTATGCCAAGAAGGTACAACGATGAACAGTATTTAGCAGGTGCATTAGGAATGTACCTAACTTATATCAACTTATTTGTTTTTGTTCTTCGTTTGATTATTGCTCTGCAAGGTGGTGGTAGAAGAGATTAA
- the rpsP gene encoding 30S ribosomal protein S16, translating into MIKLRLKRFGKKRESSFRLVACNSTSRRDGRPLQELGFYNPRTKETRLDTEALRTRLGQGAQPTDAVRTLLEKGGLLEKKVRPAEVLGKQKQEKERSAKKKDAAASETSE; encoded by the coding sequence ATGATCAAGCTCCGCCTCAAGCGGTTTGGTAAAAAACGTGAATCCAGCTTTCGTCTAGTTGCCTGTAATAGCACTTCAAGGCGAGATGGTCGCCCCCTACAAGAATTAGGCTTTTACAATCCAAGAACCAAAGAAACTAGGTTAGATACAGAGGCTTTGAGAACTCGACTAGGACAAGGTGCGCAGCCTACTGATGCAGTAAGAACTTTATTAGAAAAAGGAGGGCTCCTTGAAAAGAAAGTTCGACCTGCTGAAGTTCTAGGTAAGCAAAAACAAGAAAAAGAAAGATCAGCAAAGAAAAAAGATGCAGCGGCATCGGAAACTTCTGAATAA
- a CDS encoding RpoD/SigA family RNA polymerase sigma factor produces MVSSAPKPAESQKRRSSDPISWYLSSIGRVPLLTPAEEIELGNQVQTMMTLTEDGQIKEECKEFNSHQRRLIRIGRRAKERMMKANLRLVVSVAKKYQGKGLELLDLVQEGSLGLERAVEKFDPTRGYKFSTYAFWWIRQSMTRAIACQSRTIRLPVHLSERLATIRKVSLDLAHKLGAMPSRIEIAEAMEIELEELDSILRQALTTSSLDAPVNGDEGRSFLGDLIADGSGEEPLDKVEQKIHQEQLGRWLSHLSEQEQHVIRLRFGLEGNERHTLAEIGRLLQVSRERVRQVELKALRKLRNLTRKLPSGI; encoded by the coding sequence ATGGTTTCATCTGCACCCAAGCCTGCTGAATCCCAAAAGCGACGCAGCAGTGATCCAATAAGTTGGTACCTTTCCTCCATTGGAAGAGTTCCTCTTTTAACGCCAGCCGAAGAAATTGAACTTGGTAATCAGGTTCAAACAATGATGACCCTTACCGAGGATGGTCAGATTAAGGAAGAGTGCAAAGAATTTAATTCACATCAAAGAAGATTGATTCGAATTGGACGAAGGGCAAAAGAAAGAATGATGAAAGCCAATCTTCGACTCGTTGTAAGTGTCGCAAAAAAATATCAAGGGAAAGGTCTTGAACTCTTGGATTTAGTCCAGGAAGGTTCTCTTGGGTTAGAAAGAGCGGTAGAAAAATTCGACCCAACCCGTGGTTATAAGTTTTCTACCTATGCTTTTTGGTGGATAAGGCAAAGCATGACTAGGGCTATTGCTTGTCAGTCAAGAACAATTCGACTACCTGTTCATTTAAGCGAGAGATTGGCAACTATTAGAAAAGTCAGTTTAGATTTGGCTCACAAGCTCGGTGCAATGCCTAGCCGTATTGAAATAGCTGAGGCAATGGAGATTGAGTTAGAAGAACTTGATTCGATTTTGAGGCAAGCTCTTACTACTAGCAGTCTTGATGCTCCCGTTAATGGCGATGAAGGCAGAAGCTTTTTAGGTGATCTAATAGCTGACGGTTCAGGAGAAGAGCCTCTGGATAAAGTTGAACAAAAAATTCATCAAGAACAACTAGGAAGGTGGCTCAGTCATCTAAGCGAACAAGAGCAGCACGTTATCAGACTTAGATTTGGCTTAGAGGGTAATGAAAGACATACTCTCGCGGAGATAGGAAGACTCTTACAGGTTTCCCGCGAGAGAGTTAGACAAGTTGAGCTAAAAGCTCTAAGGAAATTGAGAAATCTAACTAGAAAGCTTCCAAGTGGAATTTGA
- a CDS encoding IMS domain-containing protein, with protein MELPIDHFRLLGVSPSANAEEVLRAFQLRLDRPPKQGFTYEVLAQRSELLRLSADLLSNPAERQSYELALIEGSSGLDLSSNREVAGLLLLWESNASFQAFKLAKKALQPPQAPALGSGRESDLTLIAALSCRDASIDEQACRRYASGADLLQEGIQLLQRMGKLVEERKTLESDLEILLPYRILDLLSRDKEDEKSHHEGLLLLEDFVNKRGGLEGKRNSEKIAGLNQNDFELFFLQIRKFLTAKEQSKIYVNWYRRGSEDAGFLAAFALIASGFSYRKPELLQEARKYLRNINISGFDPMPLIGCLDLLLGDVQQAEARFRSSSDEKLKDWLDNYPGETLGALCDYCRNWLKKDVLVGFKDVEIQTVNLDDWFASKEVQIYVEQLESKGALGMAKAGFSFLSSLAPEQQIEKNASKNSEKQADLPMPGGALDEILKEKSFKSRLQSGYAFLISELLKKIILKYYSTFELIKKSGFKSFILKRPAYTSALAFISLFIFGTSLGILTQRKSSENNALDKISKSELSKPKDVKIKDKVSSEIVNSKSILDLNKSIPLTSVDPSTQEIQLLIESWLAGKADILNGSESQLLSSVARVSLFNRVIEQRKKDKLLGQRQIIDANINSINIVQRSDKRIAADVELNYQDKRISSNGEVLSETVIPALKVKYIIGKNKKNWMLVDYISGN; from the coding sequence TTGGAATTACCTATTGATCATTTTCGCTTATTGGGGGTTAGCCCTTCTGCAAATGCTGAGGAAGTCCTTAGGGCTTTTCAGCTAAGGCTAGATCGTCCTCCAAAGCAAGGCTTTACTTATGAAGTTTTAGCTCAGAGATCTGAGCTGCTAAGGCTTTCTGCTGATCTGTTATCTAATCCTGCTGAACGACAATCCTACGAACTTGCTCTTATTGAGGGTTCTTCTGGACTTGATTTATCTTCAAATAGAGAAGTTGCTGGATTACTTCTCCTATGGGAATCAAATGCTTCTTTCCAAGCTTTTAAGCTTGCAAAAAAAGCATTGCAACCTCCTCAAGCCCCAGCCTTGGGAAGTGGTAGAGAGTCAGATTTGACTTTAATAGCAGCCTTATCTTGTAGAGATGCCTCTATTGATGAGCAGGCTTGCAGAAGATACGCCTCAGGAGCTGATTTACTTCAAGAAGGGATACAATTATTGCAGAGGATGGGAAAGCTTGTTGAAGAAAGAAAAACCCTTGAGTCTGATTTAGAGATTTTACTTCCCTACAGAATACTTGATTTATTAAGTAGAGATAAAGAAGATGAGAAATCTCATCATGAAGGCTTGCTATTGTTGGAAGACTTTGTAAATAAAAGGGGCGGACTAGAAGGGAAAAGAAATTCAGAAAAAATAGCAGGATTAAATCAAAATGATTTTGAGCTCTTTTTCCTACAAATCAGGAAATTTTTGACTGCAAAAGAGCAGTCAAAAATCTACGTAAATTGGTATCGAAGGGGGTCCGAAGATGCTGGCTTTCTTGCTGCTTTTGCCTTGATTGCTTCTGGATTTTCTTATCGGAAACCAGAACTCTTGCAAGAAGCTCGTAAATACCTCCGAAATATCAATATTAGTGGTTTTGACCCTATGCCATTAATTGGATGCCTAGATCTTTTGTTAGGGGATGTACAGCAAGCAGAGGCTCGTTTTAGAAGCAGTTCAGATGAGAAATTAAAAGACTGGTTAGACAATTATCCAGGTGAGACATTGGGAGCTCTTTGTGATTACTGCAGAAATTGGTTGAAAAAAGATGTATTGGTGGGTTTTAAGGATGTTGAAATACAAACTGTAAATCTTGATGATTGGTTCGCTAGTAAAGAAGTTCAAATTTATGTAGAGCAGTTGGAATCAAAAGGGGCATTAGGCATGGCAAAAGCGGGATTTTCATTCTTATCGTCATTGGCCCCTGAGCAACAAATTGAGAAAAATGCATCAAAAAACTCTGAGAAACAAGCTGATTTGCCAATGCCAGGTGGGGCTTTGGATGAAATTCTGAAAGAAAAGTCTTTTAAATCACGATTGCAAAGTGGATATGCTTTTTTAATATCTGAGTTACTTAAAAAGATAATCTTAAAATATTATTCAACATTTGAATTGATCAAAAAGTCAGGTTTCAAATCTTTTATATTAAAACGTCCGGCTTATACAAGTGCTTTAGCATTTATTAGTTTATTTATTTTTGGAACAAGCTTAGGGATTCTTACACAGAGAAAATCATCGGAAAATAATGCTCTTGATAAAATCTCTAAATCTGAATTATCTAAACCAAAAGATGTTAAAATTAAAGATAAAGTATCAAGTGAAATAGTTAATAGCAAATCAATATTAGATTTAAATAAATCAATTCCTCTTACTTCAGTAGATCCCTCAACTCAAGAAATTCAATTACTTATAGAATCATGGTTAGCAGGTAAGGCAGATATTTTGAATGGTTCAGAAAGTCAGTTGCTTTCTTCGGTCGCTAGAGTCTCTCTATTTAATAGAGTTATTGAACAGAGAAAAAAAGATAAATTATTAGGACAAAGACAGATCATTGATGCAAATATAAATTCAATCAACATTGTTCAAAGATCAGACAAAAGAATTGCAGCAGATGTTGAATTAAACTATCAAGATAAAAGGATTAGTTCTAATGGTGAGGTTTTATCGGAAACAGTTATTCCAGCCTTGAAAGTTAAGTATATAATAGGTAAGAATAAAAAAAACTGGATGCTAGTTGACTATATTAGTGGAAATTAA
- a CDS encoding NAD(P)H-hydrate dehydratase: MIVASIHSWFGCFLILNWPQFDSEHLMVSSEQMQNIEKEMFSMGMPVEALMEKVGIGISTWILDRQGLVENGAIVLVGPGHNGGDGLVVARELYMAGVDISIWCPFPLKKELTQKHFDYAIRIGIENLEQKPDSNSDSLWIEALFGLGQSRIISDEIVHLLNTKKKSSPDKLISIDVPAGLDSDNGFTVSNTSCKANYTLSLGLFKTGLIQDSAIDFVGDIKRVDIGIPDKILADLPENQPLRISFSDLSTFVWPKPSKSKSKYQRGRVLVIAGSEKYRGAASLALNGALASGTGSVSAFLPNSVSSALWSAHPEVLLLGDLNTFQDGSSDFSKVLNEVDLNRFDSILLGPGLGIAEEKDCFGSDLQNFKGLLVLDADGINRLSITSKGWQWLNERKGPTWLTPHLEEFKRLFPFIDCSNPLKAGIEAAKICSSSVLLKCAHSVISDPEGKTWQIGQVNPSVARTGLGDVLAGFVSGMGASGLASDKKLDTSLLAASALMHAYAGAFCRKGSTASTIGTFLSELIKKEST, translated from the coding sequence TTGATAGTAGCTTCTATTCATAGTTGGTTTGGATGCTTTTTGATTTTGAATTGGCCTCAATTTGATTCGGAACATTTAATGGTTTCTTCTGAGCAGATGCAAAACATAGAAAAAGAAATGTTTTCTATGGGTATGCCTGTTGAAGCTCTGATGGAAAAAGTAGGGATTGGTATCTCTACATGGATATTAGACAGACAAGGATTGGTTGAAAATGGTGCAATCGTTTTGGTAGGGCCAGGGCACAACGGAGGAGATGGGCTTGTTGTTGCAAGAGAACTTTATATGGCAGGCGTTGATATCTCTATTTGGTGTCCATTCCCATTGAAAAAAGAATTAACACAAAAACATTTCGATTATGCAATTCGAATAGGAATTGAAAACTTGGAGCAAAAACCTGATTCGAATTCTGATTCATTATGGATTGAGGCATTATTTGGATTAGGTCAATCAAGAATTATTTCTGATGAAATAGTTCATTTATTGAATACGAAGAAGAAATCTAGTCCTGATAAATTAATTAGTATTGATGTTCCCGCTGGATTAGACTCAGACAATGGATTTACAGTATCAAATACATCATGCAAAGCTAATTACACACTATCTTTAGGCCTTTTTAAGACTGGGCTGATTCAAGATTCAGCTATTGATTTTGTGGGAGATATAAAGAGAGTAGATATCGGGATCCCAGATAAGATTTTGGCTGATCTTCCTGAAAACCAGCCTCTGAGGATTTCGTTTTCAGATTTATCTACTTTCGTTTGGCCTAAGCCAAGTAAAAGTAAAAGTAAATATCAGAGAGGAAGAGTTCTGGTGATTGCAGGAAGTGAGAAATACAGAGGAGCAGCATCCCTTGCTTTGAATGGGGCTTTAGCAAGTGGAACAGGCAGTGTTAGCGCTTTTTTGCCTAATTCAGTTTCATCTGCCCTTTGGAGTGCTCACCCTGAAGTCTTATTGCTTGGAGATCTAAATACTTTTCAGGACGGTTCTTCAGATTTTTCCAAAGTTTTAAATGAAGTTGATTTGAATAGGTTTGACTCGATTTTGCTTGGACCTGGATTAGGGATTGCAGAAGAAAAAGATTGTTTTGGCTCTGACTTACAGAATTTCAAAGGCCTACTTGTTCTTGATGCTGATGGAATCAATAGGCTGTCGATAACTTCGAAAGGTTGGCAATGGCTAAACGAAAGAAAAGGTCCCACCTGGCTTACCCCTCATCTTGAAGAATTTAAAAGGCTATTTCCTTTCATTGATTGCTCGAATCCATTGAAGGCTGGAATTGAAGCTGCAAAAATTTGTAGTTCTTCGGTTTTATTAAAATGTGCTCATAGTGTTATTTCTGATCCAGAAGGGAAAACCTGGCAAATAGGGCAAGTGAATCCAAGTGTTGCAAGAACTGGCCTTGGAGATGTTTTAGCTGGGTTTGTTTCAGGGATGGGTGCTTCTGGGCTTGCAAGTGATAAAAAATTGGATACTAGTTTGCTTGCTGCCTCAGCTTTGATGCATGCATATGCAGGTGCTTTTTGCAGAAAAGGGAGCACAGCGAGCACTATTGGCACTTTTCTTAGTGAATTAATAAAAAAGGAAAGCACTTGA
- the ffh gene encoding signal recognition particle protein, translating into MFEELTNQFEDAVKAFKGEAKISDENVDEALKQVRRALLEADVSLSVVKEFIEEVRVKAIGTEVVRGINPGQKFIQVVHEQLVNVMGGENDPLADSEEKPTVILMAGLQGAGKTTATAKLGLLLKEKNQKPLLVAADTYRPAAIDQLVTLGNQIGVEVFNLSSNSKPEEIARKGLEKAREEGFDTVLVDTAGRLQIDTEMMGEMVRIKEAVQPDEVLLVVDSMIGQEAADITRSFHEKVGITGAVLTKLDGDSRGGAALSIRKISGKPIKFIGTGEKVEALQPFYPERMASRILGMGDVLTLVEKAQKEVEIADAEIMQKKLQEATFDFSDFVKQMRMIKRMGSLGGLLKMIPGMNKIDDGMIKSGEDQLKKIEAMIGSMSLEERNKPELLAAQPSRRRRVASGSGHQPADVDKVLADFQRMRGLMKQMSTGGGLPGMDGGLPGMGGLPGMPSQGANPYQSRKGRGGSAPRRQRPVKKKKGFGDL; encoded by the coding sequence ATGTTTGAGGAACTAACTAATCAATTTGAAGATGCTGTTAAGGCCTTTAAAGGTGAAGCTAAGATTTCAGATGAAAATGTAGATGAAGCACTTAAACAGGTTAGACGAGCTCTCTTAGAAGCTGACGTTAGTTTGTCTGTAGTAAAAGAGTTTATCGAAGAAGTTAGAGTCAAGGCCATTGGTACAGAGGTTGTCAGAGGTATAAATCCTGGTCAGAAATTTATTCAAGTAGTTCATGAGCAACTAGTAAATGTAATGGGGGGTGAGAATGACCCTTTAGCAGATTCAGAGGAAAAGCCAACTGTAATTTTAATGGCTGGACTTCAGGGCGCTGGGAAGACTACAGCCACAGCAAAACTTGGATTGCTTCTTAAAGAAAAAAATCAAAAGCCACTACTCGTCGCTGCTGATACATATAGACCAGCAGCTATTGATCAATTGGTAACGCTGGGAAATCAAATTGGTGTAGAGGTTTTTAATTTAAGTTCAAATTCAAAGCCTGAGGAGATTGCAAGAAAAGGCTTGGAAAAAGCCAGGGAAGAAGGATTTGACACTGTTCTTGTAGATACTGCTGGGCGGCTTCAAATTGATACCGAGATGATGGGAGAGATGGTTCGAATTAAAGAGGCTGTTCAACCCGATGAGGTTTTGTTAGTAGTTGATTCAATGATTGGCCAAGAGGCCGCAGACATCACCAGAAGTTTTCATGAGAAAGTAGGAATAACAGGTGCTGTTCTCACAAAGCTTGATGGAGATTCAAGGGGCGGAGCTGCGCTTTCTATTAGAAAAATCAGTGGCAAACCAATCAAATTTATAGGGACGGGTGAAAAGGTTGAGGCATTGCAACCTTTTTATCCCGAGAGGATGGCTAGCAGAATCTTAGGAATGGGCGATGTTCTAACTCTTGTTGAAAAAGCACAGAAAGAAGTTGAAATTGCTGATGCTGAAATCATGCAAAAGAAGCTTCAAGAAGCAACTTTTGATTTTTCGGATTTTGTAAAACAGATGAGGATGATAAAGAGAATGGGCTCTCTAGGGGGACTGCTAAAAATGATTCCAGGGATGAATAAAATTGATGATGGAATGATTAAAAGTGGCGAAGATCAACTTAAAAAAATTGAGGCAATGATTGGTTCAATGTCGTTAGAGGAAAGGAATAAGCCTGAATTATTGGCAGCACAACCATCAAGACGCCGAAGAGTTGCAAGTGGCAGCGGACATCAGCCAGCAGACGTAGACAAGGTTCTCGCGGATTTTCAGAGGATGCGGGGCTTAATGAAGCAGATGTCTACTGGAGGAGGACTCCCTGGGATGGACGGAGGACTTCCTGGCATGGGAGGCCTCCCTGGCATGCCCTCACAAGGTGCTAATCCATATCAGTCAAGAAAAGGAAGGGGAGGCTCTGCGCCCCGAAGACAGCGTCCAGTTAAGAAAAAGAAAGGTTTTGGTGATCTTTAG
- the pdhA gene encoding pyruvate dehydrogenase (acetyl-transferring) E1 component subunit alpha, with translation MSHNQDKTGQNPIQQREHADRLSNLGNTKPAQINREIGLNLFKDMTLGRRFEDKCAEMYYRGKMFGFVHLYNGQEAISTGVIGAMKRKHDWFCSTYRDHVHALSAGVPAKEVMSELFGKETGCSKGRGGSMHLFSKEHHLLGGYAFIGEGIPVALGAAFSSKYRREALKENSDSVTAAFFGDGTCNIGQFYECLNMAQLWKLPIIFVVENNKWAIGMAHDRATSETEIWRKASAFGMPGEEIDGMDVLAVRGATQRALERARAGGGPTLIECLTYRFRGHSLADPDELRSEKEKEFWAKRDPIKKLKNDLTSSGLISDEELKNIEKEIDLEVNDAVEFALSAPEPDPSELTKYIWAEN, from the coding sequence ATGTCTCACAACCAAGACAAAACCGGCCAAAACCCTATTCAGCAAAGGGAACACGCCGACAGACTAAGCAATCTTGGCAACACTAAGCCAGCTCAGATCAATAGAGAAATTGGTTTAAATCTTTTCAAAGATATGACTTTAGGAAGACGTTTTGAAGATAAATGCGCTGAAATGTATTACAGAGGGAAGATGTTTGGGTTTGTTCATCTTTACAACGGGCAAGAAGCGATAAGTACAGGTGTTATTGGGGCAATGAAACGCAAACATGACTGGTTTTGCAGTACCTATAGAGATCATGTTCATGCTTTGAGTGCTGGAGTACCTGCAAAAGAGGTGATGAGCGAACTATTCGGCAAAGAGACAGGCTGCAGTAAGGGGAGAGGTGGATCTATGCATCTATTTTCAAAAGAACATCATCTACTTGGAGGTTATGCATTTATTGGTGAAGGTATTCCAGTTGCCCTTGGCGCAGCTTTCAGCAGCAAATATAGAAGAGAGGCACTTAAGGAAAATAGTGATTCTGTAACTGCAGCATTTTTTGGAGATGGTACTTGCAATATTGGTCAGTTTTATGAATGTTTAAATATGGCCCAGTTATGGAAATTACCGATCATATTTGTAGTCGAAAATAATAAATGGGCTATTGGGATGGCCCATGACAGAGCGACTAGTGAGACTGAAATATGGAGAAAAGCTTCGGCATTTGGAATGCCAGGAGAAGAGATTGACGGTATGGACGTATTAGCAGTAAGAGGGGCTACTCAGAGAGCCCTAGAGCGAGCAAGAGCAGGAGGAGGACCAACTCTTATAGAATGCTTAACTTACAGATTCAGAGGCCATTCGTTGGCTGATCCAGATGAACTTAGGTCAGAGAAAGAGAAGGAGTTCTGGGCTAAAAGAGATCCAATTAAAAAGCTAAAAAACGATTTAACTAGTTCCGGATTGATCTCTGATGAAGAATTAAAAAATATTGAGAAAGAAATTGATCTAGAAGTTAATGATGCCGTTGAATTTGCATTAAGCGCACCAGAGCCTGACCCTAGTGAACTAACTAAATATATTTGGGCAGAAAACTAA
- a CDS encoding PhoH family protein → MSEATTEGRFCIDLPDSDAATALSGTGQSTLHRLGTLTGAAFALRGLQLEIKGNSYQLERAAAIVELVRPIWEEGQIVSAVDLHAAAEALDNGKKNDHAKSTNKVLARSQRGNLLRPRTIRQKFYVEAMEKSDLTFALGPAGTGKTFLATLFAVRMLTERKIEKIILTRPAVEAGERLGFLPGDLQQKVDPYLRPLYDSLHSLLGQEKTNLLIEKNVIEVAPLAYMRGRTLEESFVILDEAQNTTQAQMRMVLTRLGERSRMVVTGDVTQVDLPFGQMSGLIEAADLLEKVDGISVCRLTSADVVRHPLVQSVVEAYAELDKKRR, encoded by the coding sequence ATGTCTGAAGCAACCACTGAAGGTCGCTTTTGTATAGATCTGCCTGATTCCGATGCTGCTACAGCTTTGTCAGGGACTGGTCAGTCAACACTTCACAGATTGGGAACCCTTACTGGTGCTGCTTTTGCATTAAGGGGATTGCAGCTCGAAATAAAAGGAAATTCTTATCAATTAGAGAGAGCTGCAGCAATTGTTGAATTAGTTAGACCAATTTGGGAAGAGGGACAAATTGTCTCTGCCGTAGATTTACATGCCGCGGCTGAAGCATTGGATAATGGTAAAAAAAATGATCACGCCAAATCAACAAATAAAGTTTTAGCTAGAAGTCAAAGAGGAAATCTTTTAAGACCAAGAACAATTAGACAAAAATTCTATGTGGAAGCTATGGAAAAAAGTGATCTTACTTTTGCTTTAGGCCCAGCAGGAACAGGAAAAACATTTTTAGCAACTCTCTTTGCAGTGCGAATGCTTACTGAGAGAAAAATTGAGAAAATTATTCTGACAAGACCTGCAGTTGAGGCTGGGGAGAGATTGGGTTTTTTACCAGGAGACTTACAGCAAAAGGTAGATCCTTATCTGAGACCTTTATATGATTCTCTACACTCTTTACTAGGACAAGAAAAAACTAATTTACTTATTGAAAAAAACGTAATTGAAGTTGCTCCTTTGGCATACATGCGAGGCAGAACTTTAGAAGAATCTTTTGTGATACTTGATGAAGCTCAAAATACGACTCAAGCACAAATGAGAATGGTTCTTACCAGGTTAGGTGAAAGATCAAGAATGGTTGTAACTGGGGATGTAACTCAAGTAGACTTGCCTTTCGGACAAATGAGTGGATTGATTGAAGCAGCTGATTTACTGGAAAAGGTTGATGGGATTTCAGTTTGTAGGCTTACCTCAGCAGATGTAGTAAGACATCCACTTGTTCAAAGCGTCGTTGAGGCTTACGCAGAGCTAGATAAAAAAAGACGATAG